The Cervus canadensis isolate Bull #8, Minnesota chromosome X, ASM1932006v1, whole genome shotgun sequence genome contains a region encoding:
- the LOC122435265 gene encoding zinc finger X-linked protein ZXDB-like, translating into MEIPRMLPARGMRQGGGAGSPEGGGRIREGPDLRASQAPARRLLLLRGPQDGGPGRRREEASAASSCPGPGPSPLALRPDHASGCGSGGGGGDDFFLVLLDPVGGDVDTAGAGQAAGPVWREEAGLGPRLLGGESGANPEGRPALGPSCLSAIPAPVPALAPIPAPGLGPAAAFAGTVTIHNQNLLLRLENGVLTLATPPPQPGGLIAQQAGIPHAAQPGDCPELPPDLLLAERAEPAPAPAPEEEAEGPAALESPRGPPGPGQGVLLYLCPEVQCGQTFAKKHQLKVHLLTHSSSQGQRPFKCPLGGCGWTFTTSYKLKRHLQSHDKLRPFGCPAEGCGKSFTTVYNLKAHMKGHEQENSFKCEVCEETFPTQAKLSAHQRSHFEPERPYQCAFSSCKKTFITVSALFSHNRAHFREQELFSCSFPGCSKQYDKACRLKIHLRSHTGERPFLCDFEGCGWNFTSMSKLLRHKRKHDDDRRFMCPVEGCGKSFTRAEHLKGHSITHLGTKPFVCPVEGCCARFSARSSLYIHSKKHLQDVDTWKSRCPVATCNKLFTSKHSMKTHMAKRHNLRQDLLAQLEAANSLTPSSELTSQGQSDLSDAELVSLFSDVPGNSSAAVLDTALVNSGILTIDVASVNSTLAGNLPANNNNSLGQAVDPQALMATSDLPQSLDTSLFFGTTAAGFQQGPLDMDDVSSLSAGPLASLNSLAVKNSSQEPQALTPSSKLTVDTDALTPSSTLCENSVSELLPPTKTEWNVHPDSDFFAQEEETQFGFSNPAGNHGSQKETDLITVTGSSFLV; encoded by the coding sequence ATGGAAATCCCGAGGATGCTCCCGGCTCGCGGGATGCGACAAGGCGGAGGGGCTGGCAGCCCCGAAGGCGGCGGCCGGATCCGCGAAGGTCCTGACCTGCGGGCCAGTCAGGCCCCGGCGCGCCGCCTCCTGCTGCTCCGGGGCCCCCAAGATGGCGGGCCCGGGCGGCGGCGTGAGGAGGCCAGCGCGGCTTCTTCGTGCCCAGGCCCGGGCCCGAGCCCGTTGGCGCTGAGGCCAGATCACGCTAGCGGCTgtggcagcggcggcggcggtggcgatGACTTCTTCCTGGTGCTGCTGGACCCGGTGGGTGGAGACGTAGATACCGCGGGCGCTGGCCAGGCCGCAGGGCCCGTGTGGAGGGAGGAGGCCGGGCTGGGCCCAAGGCTTCTGGGGGGCGAAAGCGGCGCGAACCCCGAGGGCCGCCCTGCGCTGGGCCCCAGCTGCCTGTCGGCTATCCCCGCTCCAGTCCCGGCCCTGGCCCCGATCCCCGCTCCAGGCCTGGGCCCTGCCGCGGCCTTCGCAGGCACTGTCACCATTCACAACCAAAACCTGCTGTTGCGCTTGGAGAACGGCGTCCTCACTCTAGCCACGCCCCCACCACAGCCCGGGGGTCTGATAGCCCAGCAAGCTGGGATCCCGCACGCCGCGCAGCCTGGAGACTGTCCGGAGCTGCCGCCCGACCTCCTGCTGGCGGAGCGGGCAGAACCTGCGCCTGCCCCAGCGCCCGAGGAGGAGGCGGAGGGCCCGGCTGCTCTTGAGAGCCCCCGCGGGCCGCCAGGCCCTGGCCAGGGCGTGTTGCTGTACCTGTGTCCTGAGGTGCAATGCGGACAAACCTTCGCCAAGAAGCACCAGCTGAAGGTGCACCTGCTGACACACAGCAGCAGCCAGGGCCAGCGGCCCTTCAAGTGCCCCCTGGGTGGTTGCGGGTGGACCTTCACCACCTCCTACAAGCTCAAGAGGCACCTGCAGTCACACGACAAACTGAGGCCCTTTGGCTGCCCAGCAGAGGGCTGTGGCAAGAGCTTCACCACCGTGTATAACCTCAAAGCACACATGAAGGGCCACGAGCAGGAGAACTCATTCAAATGTGAGGTGTGTGAGGAGACCTTCCCCACGCAGGCCAAACTCAGCGCCCACCAGCGCAGCCACTTCGAGCCTGAGAGGCCCTACCAGTGTGCATTTTCCAGCTGCAAGAAGACATTTATCACAGTGAGTGCCCTGTTTTCCCATAACCGCGCCCACTTCAGGGAACAGGAActcttttcctgttcctttcccGGCTGCAGTAAACAGTATGACAAGGCTTGTAGGCTGAAAATTCACCTTCGGAGCCACACTGGTGAGAGACCGTTCCTTTGTGACTTTGAGGGCTGTGGCTGGAACTTCACTAGCATGTCCAAACTCCTAAGGCACAAACGGAAGCACGACGACGACCGGAGGTTCATGTGCCCCGTGGAAGGGTGTGGTAAATCTTTCACAAGGGCTGAACATCTGAAAGGCCACAGCATAACCCACCTGGGCACGAAGCCTTTTGTGTGCCCGGTGGAAGGTTGCTGTGCCAGGTTCTCTGCTCGCAGTAGTCTCTACATTCACTCCAAGAAACACTTGCAGGATGTGGACACTTGGAAAAGCCGATGCCCAGTCGCCACTTGTAATAAACTCTTCACATCCAAGCACAGCATGAAGACCCACATGGCCAAAAGGCACAACCTGCGCCAGGATCTCTTAGCTCAGCTGGAAGCTGCAAATTCTCTTACACCCAGCAGTGAACTTACCAGCCAGGGGCAGAGTGACCTCAGTGATGCTGAGCTTGTGTCTCTCTTCTCTGATGTGCCTGGTAATAGTTCTGCTGCAGTACTGGACACGGCATTGGTGAACTCTGGGATCTTGACTATTGATGTGGCTTCTGTGAACTCAACTCTGGCAGGAAACCTCcctgctaataataataattccttagGGCAGGCGGTGGACCCTCAGGCCTTGATGGCCACCAGTGACCTTCCTCAAAGTTTGGATACCTCACTCTTCTTTGGAACGACAGCAGCAGGTTTTCAGCAGGGTCCCTTAGATATGGATGATGTCTCAAGTCTAAGTGCGGGGCCGTTGGCATCTCTGAACTCTTTGGCTGTGAAAAACTCGAGTCAAGAGCCCCAAGCTTTGACCCCTAGTAGTAAGCTAACAGTAGACACAGATGCTCTGACTCCTTCAAGCACCCTTTGTGAAAACAGTGTCTCAGAACTACTGCCACCAACCAAAACTGAATGGAATGTACATCCTGACTCTGACTTCTTTGCACAGGAGGAAGAAACCCAGTTTGGATTCTCCAATCCAGCAGGAAACCATGGGTCTCAGAAAGAAACAGATCTTATCACAGTGACTGGCAGCTCATTTTTGGTATGA